The following is a genomic window from Polyangia bacterium.
CGCATTGGCAAAGTAAGCTAGGTGATCAATGACTGGGCTTACTGCGCGCAGCACAATCGCCCTTGCCTCCGCCGCTGAGCGAGCCCGACAGCGTGCCTGTATTCCAGAATATTCCCGCTTCTCGTTCAGAACGAACGCGAACTTGCCGGATGAGTTTTCTATGAACAGTCGGTCAACACCCGCCGGAACTTGAAAGAATGAGGTTCCATCGGCGGGGCCGAGATCGGTTTTTATGTCACGTTCGAATCCACTGTCGCGCATCAGAACGGCATGCACGTCAAAGTCGCGCTCTTCCGGATCTCCAAGGCGCTCGTCATCCGTCTGCGACGAAGGCGGATCATAGTGGAAGACCGTCTGGAGATCGCCTGAGATCCCGGGGGGCGCCAATTCGGAGGCTTGCACGCTCACATGATACTGAGGACCCAGCTCTTGGATCACAGGACCGTTCGTCGCCCCGGCGAGGCGGCCGACTGCGCCGCGCTGCTTCGTGCCTTTGCGTGCGGCCCTGCGCTCGCGCTTCTTCCGTGCGCGGATATCGTGTCCCTGCGCCATGCCCTGTCTGCCCAACTACTATTCTACAACAACGCCCCGCAGGGATAATTTTTTATCCCTGCAGGCGCACGGAGCCCCATCCACTCCGCCGCGTTTACTTTCAACGCCGGTATTCCCGCCTCCCTGGACACTTCGTCCGCATTCGCCTTTGCATTCCTTCATCGCCGAACCTCCGCGCCCGCAGGGATAATTTTGCTATGCAGCAACGCCTTTCGTGCCCCCGGTCACTCTCACCCGCCCGCCCGTCATCACCGTCCGCCCGTCCGCCCGCCCGCCAACCGCTGCCTCCCAATCATCACTGCCCGTCGCAAATAATCCCCCAGCGCCAGCATTCCGACCCCGAACGCGACCCACGCCGCCACCCACTGTCCCGGCGAATCCACCAGCAACGCCGCCACCGCCGCGAACTGCGCCACAGTCGCCGCCTTCCCGAAACCGCTGGCGTGAAAGTCGTAGTGCAGCCACTGTCGCAGCACGGGCACGAACCGGTAAGTCAGAGACAGTGGCAATTGACATAACTCTCGCCCGACGATTAATGCCAGCAGCGACAAAGGCGGGTGACGGTAATATTCGATCGCGCCCAACACCGCCGCGACGAACACCTTGTCGCAGATGGGATCCAGCCACGAGCCGATGCCATTGGTGATGCCGCGGCGGCGGGCCAGCATTCCGTCCAGCACGTCGGTCACCCCGGCGGCGGCCAGCACGGCGAACGGCCACCACAGGTGCGCGGGCTGGGTGTCGGTCGCCAGCCAGAACAGCGCGCCCAGCGGCAGACGGCTGAGACTGAGGATGTTCGGCGCGCCCAACCACTCAAGGCGGGGCGGGGCGTTGGTGTCGCCGGGATTTTGGTCCGGATGATCCATGGAGGGGAATCAGTGAGCGGACTTCAGCGTGAGCGAAGGGTAACATTAACGTGATGACCAGCAGCAAAGGGATCAAGGCCGTGCCGGGCGATCAGATCGCCCGCGCGGTGTGGGACGGCGGGACGGCGCGCGTGATCGCCGCCATCACCACGGCCACGGCGCGCGAGGCGGTGCGCCGCCACGGGGCCAGCGGTCAGGCGGCGCTGGCGCTGGCGCGCGGGACGACGGCCGGGTTGTTGCTGGCCACGCTGACCAAGGATGACGAACGGGTGACGTTGCAGGTGATCGGCGACGGGCCGCTGCGCGGGGTGACGGTGGACGCGCGTTCGTCGGGCGGCGTGCGGGCGTACGTCAAGCGTCTGGACGGCGGTTTGGTGACGGCGAACGCCGGACAGCGGGCGTCGCTGGCGGCGGCGCTGGGGCGTGGCGGGTTGGTCAGTGTCATCCGCGACGTCGGCTTGAAGGAAAACTTCAGCGGGCAAACGCCGCTGGTCACCGGCGAGCTCGACACCGACGTCGAACACTATCTGAACACCAGCGAACAGATCGACAGCGCGCTGGCCTGCGATGCGCTGTTCGCGGCCGGCTGGTCCGACATCGTCATCTCGGGCGGCATCCTGGTGCAGGCGTTGCCGGGCAGCGCGGGCAGCGCGGTGATCGAACGGGCGCGCGCGGTGCTGCGCGCGGGGGCGCTGCCACGGGCCCTGGCGGCCACGCCGGCGCCGTCGGCGGAAGAGCTGGCGCGCGCGGTGATGACAGAGCTGGTCCAATCGCCGTCGGCGCTGCCCGGGTCGCTGCCATTGCAAATGCTGGACGTGCGCCCGGTGCGGTTCGAGTGTCCGTGCTCGCGCGAGCGGGCGCAAGGCTCGCTGGCCTTGCTGGGCGGCGCCGAGCTGGCGTCGATGATCGTCGAGGACGGCAAGGCCGAGGTGGTCTGCGAATTCTGCCGCGAACGCTACGAATTCAGCGAAGGCGAGCTTGAAGTGATTCGCCGCGAGACCGCTCCCCGCGCCGGCTTGCCCAGCTGATCGCGACGTCTATCGCGCCGGTTGGCGGGGCGTGACGGTGAACGAATCGAAGGTGTCGCCTTCGCGACAGTCGATGTCGGTCTGGCCCGGCGAGTTCGGGCCGCAGATGGCAACCCCTTCGATTGAATGCGCGCCAAAGTGCAGGCGCACCACGCCGTGATGGATGGCCCGCCGCGACGACCAGGCCGGCTTGGCGCTGCATTGGTCCCACAGACAAGGCGTCGCCGCGTGCTCCAGCGCGCCGCCGCCGATGCCGGCGGTGATGTGGACGACGCCGTCCTGGGGCGCGCTGCGTTCGTAGTTGTGACTGTGGCCGTTCAGATTCAGCACGTATTTCGGGTGCCGGCGCGCCAGCTGGGCCATCGCCCGTTGCAGCACCTTCACGCCGGCGTGGTGGCCGGACGAATACGCCGGGTGGTGGCCGAAGGTGACGATGAAGGTGATGGCCGGATCGCGCTCGGCGGCGGTGAAGATCGGTTCGGCGGCGGCCAGCCAGTCGGCCCAGGTGCTGTGCGCGTACGGTTCGGGATAGGCGACAAAACGAGTGTGGCCGTAATCGAACCAGTACCAGTCTTCACCACAACAACCGAGCTTCGGCGCGGTGCGCGCGGTTTCGCTGTGGGGGAAGGCGAAGCGGCCTTTGTAGTTCCGCAGATCGTCGTGAGTGGGATTTTCCCATTCGTGGTTGCCCCAGATGGGCATGTACGCCGCGTCCTGCGACCACACCATCACGTCGTCAAAGTGCTGGTCGACGGCGTTCGCTTTCAGATCGCCGTAAGCCAGATCGCCCAGCACCAGGACCAGATCGGGTTTGGCGGCGGCGACCATCTGCTGAATGCGGCTGACGTTGGGCCAGATCGTGCTGGCCCCGATGTCGCCTTGCGCGACGACGGTGAACCCACTGCTGCCGCGCAGGGGCGGCGGCGCAAAGCGATGCCAGACGGTGGCGTCGCCGACGGCGTATTCGTATTTCACGCCGGGCGACAGATCGGAGACGGTCGCCTCCCAGAACGGGCCGGGCGACGACGTCGGCATCGGTTGCGGCGGGTGGCCGGCGACGGTGGTCTCGGCGCCGCCGCCGGCCGGGCGCCAGCGCACTGATTTCGCGACGCCGCGCCAGTCGAAGGTCACCGCCGTCGGGCTGGTCAGGGTCCAATGAACTTCGTCGGCGGCGACGGTGGGCGTCACGTGCACCGCGCTGCTGTTGGCGGCGCTGGTGGTGACCACCGCGGCAAACCCGGCCGAGATCACGCCGCCGCTCGCGATCGCCATCGCCGCCGCGCCCACTGCGCACGCCCGAGCGGCGGCGGTCACGGCCGCTCGTCGTCGCCCGGGCCGCATTGACCGCGCTGTCGCAAGGCATGATCGGCCAGCACCAGCGCCACCATCGCCTCGACGATGGGGACCGCGCGCGGCAGCACGCACGGATCGTGACGG
Proteins encoded in this region:
- a CDS encoding metallophosphoesterase family protein, whose protein sequence is MTAAARACAVGAAAMAIASGGVISAGFAAVVTTSAANSSAVHVTPTVAADEVHWTLTSPTAVTFDWRGVAKSVRWRPAGGGAETTVAGHPPQPMPTSSPGPFWEATVSDLSPGVKYEYAVGDATVWHRFAPPPLRGSSGFTVVAQGDIGASTIWPNVSRIQQMVAAAKPDLVLVLGDLAYGDLKANAVDQHFDDVMVWSQDAAYMPIWGNHEWENPTHDDLRNYKGRFAFPHSETARTAPKLGCCGEDWYWFDYGHTRFVAYPEPYAHSTWADWLAAAEPIFTAAERDPAITFIVTFGHHPAYSSGHHAGVKVLQRAMAQLARRHPKYVLNLNGHSHNYERSAPQDGVVHITAGIGGGALEHAATPCLWDQCSAKPAWSSRRAIHHGVVRLHFGAHSIEGVAICGPNSPGQTDIDCREGDTFDSFTVTPRQPAR
- the mauJ gene encoding methylamine utilization protein MauJ, whose amino-acid sequence is MGRQGMAQGHDIRARKKRERRAARKGTKQRGAVGRLAGATNGPVIQELGPQYHVSVQASELAPPGISGDLQTVFHYDPPSSQTDDERLGDPEERDFDVHAVLMRDSGFERDIKTDLGPADGTSFFQVPAGVDRLFIENSSGKFAFVLNEKREYSGIQARCRARSAAEARAIVLRAVSPVIDHLAYFANAPLIVGNILCVDRKNNVSIVGYTSPYRTLVVSPGHMSFPFDLLPIYALYREAKNATSHFYRFLCYYKILEGIYSTLRKQLFESARKLGIPIVTQKEVIPEHPELRGCPTGKGRNNSAKCQAARHETYHT
- a CDS encoding Hsp33 family molecular chaperone HslO, coding for MTSSKGIKAVPGDQIARAVWDGGTARVIAAITTATAREAVRRHGASGQAALALARGTTAGLLLATLTKDDERVTLQVIGDGPLRGVTVDARSSGGVRAYVKRLDGGLVTANAGQRASLAAALGRGGLVSVIRDVGLKENFSGQTPLVTGELDTDVEHYLNTSEQIDSALACDALFAAGWSDIVISGGILVQALPGSAGSAVIERARAVLRAGALPRALAATPAPSAEELARAVMTELVQSPSALPGSLPLQMLDVRPVRFECPCSRERAQGSLALLGGAELASMIVEDGKAEVVCEFCRERYEFSEGELEVIRRETAPRAGLPS
- a CDS encoding CDP-alcohol phosphatidyltransferase family protein: MDHPDQNPGDTNAPPRLEWLGAPNILSLSRLPLGALFWLATDTQPAHLWWPFAVLAAAGVTDVLDGMLARRRGITNGIGSWLDPICDKVFVAAVLGAIEYYRHPPLSLLALIVGRELCQLPLSLTYRFVPVLRQWLHYDFHASGFGKAATVAQFAAVAALLVDSPGQWVAAWVAFGVGMLALGDYLRRAVMIGRQRLAGGRTGGR